In the genome of Neodiprion pinetum isolate iyNeoPine1 chromosome 2, iyNeoPine1.2, whole genome shotgun sequence, one region contains:
- the Ziz gene encoding dedicator of cytokinesis protein 9 isoform X3 produces MSERKFTRGLGKPGMAAQLRETVSQVVRESTVQNKPHLVDPIDFENFVQKNKTLLQNDPQRELLLYPQDDVSQVVLPRRYRTVVSTVRQVSESTESEDGCSLLTKECLKTYSSNWNLVHYKYTAYSGSYLELPKITNSDYLKDEVYEIDTEVDQVDEDSTKSDGITKQGYLMKGPEIGSDRMFVHIGSKSFKRRYCHLRQEVDGTYILELFKDEKKGEAKLTIVMDFCSEVVRNTKRGRYCFELRMTGTHKSYSLAADSEIELQDWLLKLSSVLQHYKQQEDKRAASLERACNTPPPSPQPMQVYGTLKGLEQSMNPQLIRYSRETDTSIALSRRENRRRLFCIYPHIPHAKSPTGSSPDTTVDPYKEQFGQRLLIKCESLKFRLQAPIDEKDSLCQVEPYQTTLCLFDVRNGRKLTENFHFDINNEVVRNISKELSPVGIMTEKEEDVPLPEEIKSLPKEWLMYPKQAIFSVSNPHPDIFLVVRIDKILQGGICQTSEPYIRATKDPRLGLKLHKQVKAACQRLGNYTMPFAWAARPLFRLYSNELDTASDFPAIYRQEGNKIKDDELLKLLSEYRKPEKLSKLTIIPGWLKLKIEPITEIPENTLTTSFVPLKPFPIPPTSEPTLEIAEFEGSSEREVHPYITYINHLYVYPQTLSFDTQKIFTRARNIACIVELRDNDSENAEPIRCIYGKPGLSILRLKASCSVLHHNAVPSWYEEIKMRLPTKLSSKHHLLFSFYHISCDMNKKKENGVENCVGYSWAPLLHKGRLNVDVQVLPVATHLPAGYLSIQPLGLGKGVRNAGPDITWIDSQRPIFTVGFQLISTVFARDQHLHNLFSHAERILDTKPSAMPSESETCKILKAAHAIQIVTAITFLPTILNQLFTLLIFTTNEDVSLYIIRVLIHIINMVHEAERKETLQAYVTFVFVSPSKETGITTVHEELGKHLPTLLQPSNTDFLVVNKFMHHSSFFFDIMIKSMAQHLLTTGRIKMHRNERFSKEYHKNIENLLDVIMPYLMKRYKEMPVETQELNKSLAHFLKKCLTFMDRGFVFRLINSYMDNFAPGDPRALHDFKFMFLQIICSHEHYVSFNLPMMQSRITSRDTETEPDSDELMNEYCLSENFCKHHFLVGLLLQEVKTSLNEIVQIRKVAVATLRDLMAKHELDDRYQNKGQLSRIASIYIPWLGIVLENLHRLELVHDSTSKSEGKQNTSIRISSSSSFLLNRDTNSNNTTGTSTPRSMHRFTLNLDTQSPIRVSMHLRDSTYFAAIAGQGLVNGNSCTSIESDASTMSGASQSNISQETAIIREPTENGTHEHKGHSRSLSVTQTSSRCDKLQSAEVKDLLLCFLFVVKHLGDHQIIAWWQQCSDIELLSFFTVIEMSLYQFKYVGKRQIASNSTSAGGKPRTVKAMTLPARMAPPDFSSETSGTGTLQTHNTVARENLAENESGKLHQALLEANMATEVGLIALDCLGLYCIHFKDALVTGDGYNPVMRKIFDIYLSFLQVGQSETLLRHVFAGFRAFLNNYSVTLFQGNAVLCGRLCYELLRCCNSKLSSIRQESCALLYLLMRSNFEFTSRKGLTRVHLQVIISVSQMLGNVIGLNNSRFQESLSLINSYASSDKAMKGTGFPVEVKDLTKRIRTVLMATAQMREHNNDPEMLVDLQHSLANSYASTPELRHTWLETMARNHARVENFSEAACCQLHIAALMAEYLKLKKIHTWGAEAFDKISVNISRDERGLKLDAGVQDIHYNEYLLLEQLEACTETLEKAERFELLGQLYRLIIPMYESKRNYQALSNCYTHLAQACNKVVEVTKSGKRLLGRFYRVAFFGSAYFEDESGQEYIYKEPKVTSLSEISERLNRLYSEKFGHDVVKMIMDSVPVNNSELDPKMAYIQVTHVIPYFEKLELEIRVTEFEQNHDVCCFMFETPFTREGKPRGNPEDQWKRRTILTTQYSFPYVKKRIAVCQKRVVELSPIEVALDEMRQRVAELEDVALIAPADAKKLQLRLQGSVCVTVNAGPLAYASAFLDPALSPQYPDDKVEDLKDVFREFVKICYTALQINSKLITSDQHEYQEVLRENYQKLCQNLSSLLGESVWPDEQVGSFKRNSAALFSAISGANNHTSTA; encoded by the exons ATGAGCGAAAGAAAGTTTACTCGAGGTCTGGGAAAACCGGGGATGGCTGCACAACTCAGGGAAACTGTATCACAGGTTGTTAGAGAGAGCACAGTACAG AACAAGCCACACCTTGTTGATCCCAtagactttgaaaattttgtacagaAGAACAAAACTCTTCTGCAAAATGATCCACAGCGCGAGCTTTTACTGTATCCTCAAGATGATGTTTCG CAAGTCGTGTTGCCAAGAAGATATAGAACTGTCGTCTCTACCGTACGGCAAGTTTCTGAAAGTACTGAGAGCGAAGATGGCTGTAGCCTTCTCACTAAAGAATGCCTTAAAACATATTCTTCCAATTGGAACCTGGTgcattataaatatacagCATATAGCGGAAGTTACTTAGAATTACCGAA AATAACAAATTCGGACTACCTTAAAGATGAGGTATATGAAATTGACACAGAAGTTGATCAAGTAGATGAG GATTCAACTAAAAGTGATGGGATTACAAAGCAAGGATACTTAATGAAAGGTCCTGAGATTGGTAGCGATCGTATGTTTGTTCACATTGGTTCCAAATCGTTCAAACGCCGTTACTGTCACTTGAGGCAAGAGGTAGATGGGACCTACATCCTTGAGTTATTTAAGGATGAAAAGAAAGGAGAAGCTAAATTAACAATAGTAATGGACTTCTGCTCTGAAGTTGTGAGGAACACTAAGCGTGGAAGATACTGTTTTGAACTTAGAATGACAGGAACACACAAGTCTTACAGCTTGGCTGCAGATAGCGAAATCGAACTACAAGATTGGTTGCTCAAACTAAGCTCTGTACTTCAACACTATAAACAACAGGAAGACAAGAGAGCGGCTTCATTAGAAAGAGCTTGCAATACACCGCCCCCATCACCTCAGCCTATGCAA GTGTATGGAACTTTGAAAGGCTTGGAGCAGAGTATGAACCCTCAGTTAATAAGATATTCCAGAGAAACCGACACAAGTATAGCATTATCGAGGCGTGAGAATAGACGTAGATTATTTTGTATATATCCCCACATACCGCATGCTAAAAGCCCAACAGGCAGTTCTCCTGACACTACTGTAGATCCTTATAAGGAGCAATTTGGACAAAGActtttaataaaatgtgagAGCTTGAAGTTTAGATTGCAAGCTCCGATAGATGAAAAGGATTCTCTGTGCCAGGTCGAGCCTTATCAAACTACATTATGTTTGTTTGATGTAAGAAATGGCAGGAAATTGACAGAAAACTTTCACTTCGATATCAACAACGAAGTAGttagaaatatttccaaaGAATTGAGCCCAGTAGGAATCATGACTGAAAAGGAAGAGGATGTTCCATTGCCAGAAGAAATCAAAAGCCTACCAAAAGAATGGCTTATGTATCCCAAACAA GCGATCTTTAGCGTCAGCAATCCACATCCTGACATATTTCTCGTTGTAAGAATAGACAAAATATTACAAGGTGGTATTTGTCAAACATCTGAACCTTATATTAGAGCCACGAAAGATCCTAGACTTGGTCTGAAACTCCATAAACAAGTTAAAGCCGCATGTCAAAG GCTCGGAAATTACACAATGCCTTTTGCTTGGGCGGCAAGGCCTTTGTTCAGATTATACAGCAATGAATTGGACACTGCCTCAGACTTCCCAGCAATATACAGACAggaaggaaataaaatcaaagatGATGAATTATTAAAGCTTTTATCGGAATATAGGAA ACCAGAGAAGCTCAGTAAGCTCACAATTATACCAGGATGGTTGAAACTAAAAATAGAACCAATCACAGAAATTCCAGAAA ATACGTTAACGACTTCTTTTGTACCATTGAAGCCATTTCCTATACCTCCTACATCAGAGCCGACTTTGGAAATTGCCGAATTTGAAGGATCATCGGAAAGAGAAGTTCATCCTTACATCACTTACATAAATCATCTATATGTTTATCCCCAAACTCTTTCTTTTGACACTCAGAAGATTTTTACGAGAGCAAGAAACATAGCTTGTATTGTTGAGCTTAGAGACAATGACAGCGAAAATGCTGAGCCCATAAga TGTATTTACGGGAAACCTGGCTTGTCGATTTTGCGTCTTAAAGCATCTTGCTCAGTTCTACATCATAACGCAGTCCCTTCATGgtacgaagaaataaaaatgaggtTACCGACAAAATTGTCTTCAAAGCATCATCTTCTGTTCTCCTTCTATCATATCAGCTGTGatatgaataagaaaaaagagaacggGGTTGAAAATTGCGTTGGGTACTCGTGGGCTCCATTGCTGCATAAGGGCCG GCTAAACGTGGATGTTCAAGTGTTACCCGTAGCTACGCATTTACCAGCCGGTTACCTGTCCATCCAACCCCTAGGCCTAGGGAAAGGGGTAAGA AATGCTGGACCTGATATAACTTGGATTGATTCACAACGTCCAATATTCACAGTTGGCTTTCAACTTATCTCGACAGTATTTGCCAGAGATCAACATCTACATAATCTATTCAGCCATGCTGAGCGAATATTAGATACCAAGCCATCTGCTATGCCATCCGAATCAGAAACGTGCAAAATATTAAAAGCTGCTCATGCTATTCAAATAGTCACAGCTATCACGTTTCTACCAACGATATTGAACCAACTTTTTACATTGCTGATATTTACAACTAATGAAGATGTAAGCTTATACATCATCAGGGTATTGATACATATCATTAATATGGTGCATGAGGCGGAACGGAAAGAAACACTGCAAGCTTATGTTACG tttGTATTCGTGTCTCCATCCAAAGAAACTGGAATTACAACCGTACATGAAGAGCTTGGGAAACATCTTCCGACGCTGTTACAACCGAGTAATACTGACTTTTTAGTAGTCAATAAGTTTATGCATCACTCcagttttttctttgatattaTGATCAAAAGTATGGCACAGCATTTGCTAACAACTGGCAGAATTAAG ATGCACAGAAATGAAAGGTTTTCCAAAGAATATCACAAGAACATAGAAAATCTTTTAGATGTAATTATGCCATATCTTATGAAGAGATACAAGGAAATGCCAGTTGAAACCCAGGAGCTGAACAAAAGCCTCGCACATTTTTTAAAG AAATGCTTGACATTCATGGATCGAGGCTTTGTATTTCGGTTAATCAATTCATATATGGACAATTTTGCACCTGGCGATCCCCGTGCTTtacatgattttaaattcATGTTCTTACAAATCATTTGCTCCCACGAACATTATGTCTCCTTTAATTTGCCGATGATGCAGTCAAGAATAACTAGCAGAG ATACAGAGACAGAGCCTGATAGTGATG AGTTAATGAATGAGTATTGCCTGTCTGAGAACTTTTGCAAGCACCATTTCCTGGTTGGTTTACTTTTACAAGAAGTGAAAACATCGTTGAAtgaaattgtacaaattaGAAAAGTTGCAGTTGCAACATTGAGAGATTTGATGGCCAAACATGAACTGGATGATCGGTATCAAAATAAA GGGCAATTGAGTCGAATAGCATCAATATATATACCTTGGCTAGGTATAGTGCTGGAAAATTTGCACAGACTAGAATTGGTACATGATAGTACATCTAAGAGTGAAGGAAAGCAAAACACGTCAATCAGAATATCAAGTAGTAGTTCTTTTCTGCTAAACAGAGATACCAACAGTAACAATACAACTGGTACTAGTACACCAAGGTCAATGCATAG ATTCACTTTGAATTTGGATACCCAATCGCCAATCAGAGTCTCCATGCATCTTCGGGACTCCACATACTTTGCGGCGATTGCTGGACAGGGTTTAGTCAATGGAAATTCCTGCACAAGCATAGAATCCGATGCATCTACAATGTCCGGAGCATCTCAATCGAACATTTCTCAGGAAACTGCTATAATTCGAGAACCCACAGAAAATGGTACTCATGAACACAAAGGTCATTCACGATCGTTAAGCGTCACCCAGACCTCATCTAGATGTGACAAACTTCAATCAGCCGAAGTCAAAGATCTACTCCTCTGCTTTCTATTCGTTGTCAAGCATTTAGGCGATCACCAGATTATAGCTTGGTGGCAGCAGTGCAGTGACATTGAATTACTTAGCTTTTTCACAGTCATTGA AATGAGCCTCTACCAGTTTAAATATGTGGGAAAGCGACAGATAGCAAGTAACTCGACTAGCGCTGGTGGGAAACCACGTACTGTCAAGGCTATGACTCTACCTGCCAGGATGGCACCACCAGATTTCTCATCTGAAACTTCTGGGACTGGTACGCTGCAGACGCATAATACAGTCGCTCGAGAAAATTTAGCTGAAAATGAGAGTGGAAAGTTACATCAAGCGTTATTAGAAGCTAATATGGCAACCGAAGTTGGCCTCATAGCACTCGATTGCTTGGGATTATACTGTATTCATTTCAAg GATGCTCTTGTCACTGGAGATGGGTATAATCCAGTAATGCGGAAAATATTTgacatttatttatcttttctaCAAGTAGGACAGTCTGAGACTCTGTTAAGACATGTTTTTGCCGGATTTAGAGCCTTTTTGAACAACTACTCCGTCACTTTATTTCAag GTAATGCTGTTTTGTGTGGACGTCTGTGTTACGAATTGCTCCGATGCTGTAACAGTAAACTAAGTTCAATCAGGCAAGAATCGTGTGCTTTATTATATTTGCTTATGCGGAGCAATTTTGAGTTCACCAGCAGGAAAGGATTAACCAGGGTACATCTGCAG GTGATTATATCTGTATCGCAGATGCTAGGAAATGTGATCGGTCTAAACAATTCAAGATTTCAAGAATCACTGTCCCTTATCAATAGCTATGCATCTTCTGATAAAGCTATGAAAGGAACTGGATTTCCAGTCGAGGTTAAAGATTTAACTAAAAGAATCAGAACTGTATTAATGGCTACGGCACAGATGCGGGAACACAACAATGATCCAGAGATGCTAGTAGACTTACAGCATAGCTTGGCTAATTCGTATGCCAGTACACCAGAGTTGAGACATACTTGGCTTGAAACTATGGCTCGAAATCACGCAagggtggaaaatttttctgag GCTGCGTGTTGTCAGTTGCATATAGCAGCATTAATGGCAGAGTAtctaaagttgaaaaaaatccataCGTGGGGTGCAGAAGCATTTGACAAGATCTCTGTGAACATTTCACGAGATGAACGTGGGCTTAAGCTTGATGCTG GTGTGCAGGATATTCATTATAATGAATACCTTCTTCTGGAACAGCTCGAGGCATGTACAGAAACGTTAGAGAAGGCTGAGAGATTTGAATTGCTGGGCCAATTATATCGGCTAATCATTCCTATGTATGAGAGCAAAAGAAACTACCAGGCCTTGTCCAATTGTTATACACACCTAGCTCAAGCATGTAATAAAGTTGTTGAGGTCACTAAAAGTGGCAAAAGGCTACTGGGAAGGTTTTATCGAGTCGCCTTTTTTGGTTCG gCATATTTTGAGGATGAAAGTGGTCAGGAATACATATACAAAGAGCCGAAAGTAACATCTTTATCTGAAATATCTGAGCGTTTGAATAGACTTTATTCAGAGAAGTTTGGTCATGATGTTGTGAAAATGATAATGGATTCTGTGCCTGTTAATAACAGCGAATTAGATCCGAAAATGGCATACATACAAGTTACCCATGTCATTCcctatttcgaaaaattggaacTTGAGATTCGAGTTACTGAATTTGAGCAGAACCATGATGTGTGCTGTTTTATGTTTGAAACACCTTTTACAAGAGAAGGAAAACCTAGGGGTAATCCTGAGGATCAGTGGAAGCGTCGGACGATTCTTACAA CACAATATTCTTTTCCTTATGTGAAAAAACGTATCGCAGTTTGTCAGAAACGAGTTGTGGAACTTAGTCCAATTGAAGTTGCTCTTGATGAAATGCGACAAAGAGTTGCAGAACTAGAAGATGTTGCTCTGATTGCTCCAGCAGATGCCAAGAAACTTCAACTGCGGCTTCAGGGTAGTGTATGTGTGACGGTTAACGCAGGGCCGTTAGCTTATGCCTCAGCATTTCTAGATCCGGCTCTTTCGCCTCAATACCCCGATGATAAAGTTGAAGATTTAAAAGACGTCTTCAG GGAATTCGTTAAGATCTGTTATACAGCTCTACAGATAAACAGCAAATTAATAACTTCGGATCAGCATGAATATCAAGAAGTTTTGCGTGAGAATTACCAAAAATTATGTCAGAATTTGTCCTCACTGTTAGGTGAATCTGTCTGGCCTGATGAACAGGTTGGAAGTTTTAAGCGGAATAGTGCTGCTCTTTTTAGTGCTATTAGCGGTGCTAATAACCACACGAGTACCGCTTAA